From the Cyanobium sp. M30B3 genome, the window CAACGTGGTGAGCCGCGCCACCGGCCGGCCACTGCGGGCGATCACAATCTCGCTGTGCTCACCGGTCTCGATCGCCTCCACCAGCCGCGAGAGCTGGGTCTTGGCCTCGAGCATGTTCACCTGGCGCGGTGCCGGCGGCCGCGGCGGCGGAATCGGACTGGCCGGCATGGGCCCGATGGGCATCGCAGCCGCCGGCCCGGGGTCGAACTCCATCGGATTGGCGGACATCGGCCTGCATGCTTCCGCTTGACCAGACCAGGCTAGGTCGGATCGCGCCGCCGGCGACCATGGTTGTCGCGCCGGCAGACCTGGCCAGACCAGACCAGAATTTCGGGCCAGGGGATGGT encodes:
- a CDS encoding prevent-host-death protein, which translates into the protein MPASPIPPPRPPAPRQVNMLEAKTQLSRLVEAIETGEHSEIVIARSGRPVARLTTLDTARRGRCLGVAYGQFTAPDSIDSANPQIAGLFGPQS